The region GATGGTCTTTTTTTATGAGGTCTGTTTTTTTTGATTGTAGATGTTAAACGAGATGTTGATTGGTAATGAAGTTTGTGCGTCTCGCTATGTCCTTCTGACGTAAGGAAGAATCTCACTCGTAATTCTATGCACTCCTTACAAGCTATCTCCAGATAATGAGATCCTTCCTACATATTCTGCTTTTGCAGAGTTTCTTAGGAAGACATATCTAGGGGAGATTCGTTGTGTGTTGAATTGGGGATATTCGGATTCTGGGTTTAAAGTAAAAAACTCTGATATGTAAGAGATTACAAATTAAAAATTCATTATATTTAGAAGACTTTTTAAAACTTCTGGCTTATGAACACCACATTAATTAATAAGACCGTTGCTATATATCCTTTTGTTGATGAAAAGGGGATGTATGGATATTGTAATCAAGATAAACAAGTTGTCATTATTCAGCAGTATGCTAGTGGAGGATTATTCACTAAGTCTGGTTATGCGGTAGTACGTGATAAACAAGGGATGTACGGTGTGATAGACCTAGAGAATAAAGAGGTGTTGAAGTGTCGATATGATCGAATAGAGTTGTATGAGGTTGGGTGTTTTACGGTAGCTAATATTGCGCAGTCGTATACTGTTCATAGTCGTTTTTGGCAATGGAAGTTCCTACCTAACTTTAAAATTCTGAGCACTAGTTCTTCCTTTAAACCATTGTGGGGAACAGATGTTATGAGAGAGAGAATAACCGTATTAGCATTAGATACAAGACAGGTATTAGATACAAAGACGATTACTAAAGATAATCTTTATGGAAGTGGCACATCTATTAAGATAAAACAGATCGGTAGTAAGTTAATTCAGGTAGGAGATGATCTATATTTCGCAAAAAAAGATAGATTAAAACGGATAGTCAAAAAAGTAGTTAGTACTTATGACAATGGGCTACGCTGGGTGAGAAAAGTGAATGAGGAGGAGGTGAGTGTGTATAATCTGAAAGGCAAACGAGTTAAATCCTATGAAGTAATTCCTCAACCTATTTTTCTAATTACGTATAAAGGGAAGGAATATAAGGTGTGCATGCAGACGGCTAAGTCTCACTTAATGGCTAAACCGACGATTTGTAGAGATACGGTAGGAAATGGAAGGTATTATGTCAACTATGAGTTTGATATGTATGTTCCTGTTCATCTCAAAGTAATTGATGTTAAAAACGAACGCAGTATACAGGATATTTGGAAGAATGTATTGAATATTTATCCCGTTGTCTCTAAACATTTTTTT is a window of Myroides oncorhynchi DNA encoding:
- a CDS encoding WG repeat-containing protein, with the translated sequence MNTTLINKTVAIYPFVDEKGMYGYCNQDKQVVIIQQYASGGLFTKSGYAVVRDKQGMYGVIDLENKEVLKCRYDRIELYEVGCFTVANIAQSYTVHSRFWQWKFLPNFKILSTSSSFKPLWGTDVMRERITVLALDTRQVLDTKTITKDNLYGSGTSIKIKQIGSKLIQVGDDLYFAKKDRLKRIVKKVVSTYDNGLRWVRKVNEEEVSVYNLKGKRVKSYEVIPQPIFLITYKGKEYKVCMQTAKSHLMAKPTICRDTVGNGRYYVNYEFDMYVPVHLKVIDVKNERSIQDIWKNVLNIYPVVSKHFFIVEVSPVIVESRVHEFYILTKHGVLKDCLDKPSDYSITSYYNEVLWPAKELLIDQKDIPQGFLLEKIRTISSIKEPLYFVSIKKDQVSRVGVWNLDLREWLLSPVFYSLHLMDNIKFCVFQLEEDGLYGILDITTRTVVYEPVFTDVKGGAEYLAKVELEREKDEVKNVYNCFYINLVSGEEFHPGKDILEFKFKLL